GCACCGTTGTCGTGGGACGAGGTCGAGGCTCACGTCGACCCGTCGACGATCACGCTGCGCACCGCGCTCGACCGTCCCGACCACTGGGCGGAGCCGGCCGAGGCCAGGCGGATCGAGGGGGCACGGGAGCGGCTCGAGGGCTGGGGCTATCCGTCCGTCGACCGGAGTCCGCGGGCACGGACCACGACCTGAGCGCGCAGGGCGACCTCAGAGGATGGGGTCGGGTTCGTACCCCACGGCGCCGGGATGCGCGTCGAGGATCTCCGCCACGCGTTCGACCACCGTGCGCACCTGGGACGACGCCGCGCCGGTGAACGCCGCGGGCTCGGCGGTCAGGGCGTGCAGCTCGTCCTCGGTGAGACCGAGCCGGTCGTCACCGGCCAGCCGCGCGAGCAGATCGTTGTGCTCGCGCCCCTTCTCGCGCATCTCGAGCGCGACCGCGACGGCGTGGTCGCGTATCGCCTCATGGGCCGTCTCACGCCCGACGCCACGGCGGACGGCGGCGACCAGGACCCGCGTGGTCGCAAGAAACGGCAGGTATCGGTCGAGCTCGCGCTCGATGACGGCCGGGTGGGGACCGAGCTCGGACAGCACGGTGAGGAACGTCTGGTACAGGCCGTCGGCCGCGAAGAAGGCGTCGGGCAGCGCGACCCGTCGCACGACGCTGCACGACACGTCGCCCTCGTTCCACTGCGCGCCGGCGAGCTCCGCCGTCATCGACGCGTAGCCGCGCAGAACGACGGCGAGGCCGCGGATGCGCTCGCACGACCGGGTGTTCATCTTGTGGGGCATGGCGCTGCTGCCCACCTGGCCGGCCGTGAACCCCTCCGTGATCAGCTCGTGGCCGGCCATCAGCCGCACGGTCGTTGCGAGGTTCGACGGCGCCGCCGCGGCCAGGGCCAGCGCGCTGACGACGTCGAAGTCGAGCGATCGGGGATAGATCTGACCGACCGACGTCATCAGGCGGTCGAAGCCGAGCTCCTGGGAGACCGCCGCGTCCAGCACCGCGAGCCGTTCGAGATCGCCGTCGAGTAGGTCGAGCTGATCCGCGGCCGTGCCCACCGGACCCTTGATCCCGCGTAGCGGGTAGCGCGCCAGCAACTCGCTGATGCGGTCGTAGGCGACCAGCAGCTCCTCGGCGATGGTCGCGAACCGCTTGCCCAGCGTGGTCGCTTGCGCGGGGACGTTGTGCGACCGGCCGGCCATGACCAGGTGGTCGAACTCGACCGCGCGGGTCGACAGCCTCGCCAGCGCGGCCACCATCCGATCGCGCAGCAGGTCCAGCGACGTCCGGATCTGCCACTGCTCGACGTTCTCGGTCACGTCGCGCGACGTCATCGCCTTGTGGATGTGCTCGTGGCCGGCGAGTGCGCAGAACTCTTCGATCCGGGCCTTGACGTCGTGACGGGTGACGCGCTCACGTTCGGCGATGCGGGCGAGGTCAACCTCGTCGACGA
The Euzebyales bacterium genome window above contains:
- the purB gene encoding adenylosuccinate lyase, which produces MIPDILAARYASDELVALWAPERKVVLERRLWLTVLRAQRDLGVDVPDGVIADYEAVVDEVDLARIAERERVTRHDVKARIEEFCALAGHEHIHKAMTSRDVTENVEQWQIRTSLDLLRDRMVAALARLSTRAVEFDHLVMAGRSHNVPAQATTLGKRFATIAEELLVAYDRISELLARYPLRGIKGPVGTAADQLDLLDGDLERLAVLDAAVSQELGFDRLMTSVGQIYPRSLDFDVVSALALAAAAPSNLATTVRLMAGHELITEGFTAGQVGSSAMPHKMNTRSCERIRGLAVVLRGYASMTAELAGAQWNEGDVSCSVVRRVALPDAFFAADGLYQTFLTVLSELGPHPAVIERELDRYLPFLATTRVLVAAVRRGVGRETAHEAIRDHAVAVALEMREKGREHNDLLARLAGDDRLGLTEDELHALTAEPAAFTGAASSQVRTVVERVAEILDAHPGAVGYEPDPIL